Proteins from one Bacteroides zhangwenhongii genomic window:
- a CDS encoding GH3 auxin-responsive promoter family protein, with protein sequence MNITKIISKTFDSRLKQIDLYASEASEIQHRVLNRLVQQASQTEWGKKYDYSSIRSYEDFRKRLPIQTYEEIKPYVERLRAGEQNLLWPSEIRWFAKSSGTTNDKSKFLPVSKEALEDIHYRGGKDAVALYFRINPDSHFFSGKGLILGGSHSPNLNSNHSLVGDLSAILIQNVNPLVNFIRVPSKKIALMSEWETKIEAIANSTIPANVTNLSGVPSWMLVLIKRILEKTGKQTLEEVWPNLEVFFHGGVAFTPYREQYKQVIHSPNMHYVETYNASEGYFGTQNDLSDPAMLLMIDYGIFYEFVPLEEVGKENPQAYCLEEVELGKNYAMVISTSCGLWRYMIGDTVKFTSKNPYKFVITGRTKHFINAFGEELIVDNAEKGLAKACAETGAQVSEYSAAPVFMDQNAKCRHQWLIEFAKMPDSVEKFAAILDATLKEVNSDYEAKRWKDIALQPLEVIVARQGLFHDWLAQKGKLGGQHKIPRLSNTREYIETMLLLNQ encoded by the coding sequence ATGAATATTACAAAAATTATCAGCAAGACTTTCGACTCCCGTTTAAAACAAATAGATTTATATGCCAGTGAAGCCAGCGAGATACAACACCGTGTATTAAATCGTTTAGTGCAACAGGCTTCCCAGACTGAATGGGGGAAAAAGTACGACTACTCCTCCATCCGCAGCTATGAAGATTTCAGAAAACGTCTCCCCATTCAGACATACGAAGAAATAAAACCATACGTGGAGCGTTTACGGGCGGGAGAACAGAATCTGCTTTGGCCATCAGAGATACGCTGGTTTGCCAAATCATCCGGAACGACGAATGACAAAAGTAAATTTCTTCCTGTCAGCAAGGAAGCATTGGAGGATATTCATTACAGGGGAGGAAAAGATGCGGTAGCCCTTTATTTCCGTATCAATCCGGACAGTCATTTTTTCTCCGGGAAAGGACTGATACTGGGAGGCAGCCACAGCCCGAATCTGAATTCCAACCACAGTCTGGTCGGAGATTTGTCGGCCATCTTGATTCAAAATGTAAATCCGCTTGTTAATTTCATTCGTGTTCCAAGCAAAAAGATTGCATTGATGAGCGAATGGGAAACAAAGATAGAAGCAATTGCCAACAGTACGATTCCGGCAAATGTAACTAACCTTTCCGGTGTTCCGTCTTGGATGCTGGTGCTTATCAAACGAATTCTTGAAAAAACCGGGAAACAGACTTTAGAAGAGGTATGGCCGAATTTGGAAGTATTTTTCCATGGCGGAGTAGCCTTCACACCTTACCGTGAACAATACAAGCAGGTGATACATTCACCGAATATGCATTATGTAGAGACGTATAACGCTTCCGAAGGATACTTCGGCACTCAAAACGATCTTTCTGATCCTGCCATGCTGCTGATGATTGATTACGGAATCTTTTATGAGTTTGTTCCATTGGAAGAAGTGGGAAAAGAAAATCCGCAGGCGTATTGTCTTGAGGAAGTAGAATTAGGCAAAAATTATGCTATGGTGATTTCTACTTCTTGCGGTTTATGGAGATATATGATTGGCGACACGGTGAAATTCACCAGCAAAAATCCTTATAAATTTGTTATCACAGGAAGAACGAAGCATTTTATTAATGCATTCGGTGAAGAACTTATTGTCGATAATGCCGAGAAAGGACTGGCTAAGGCTTGTGCGGAAACCGGAGCACAGGTCAGCGAATATTCTGCCGCACCGGTATTTATGGACCAAAACGCCAAATGCCGTCACCAGTGGCTGATTGAGTTTGCCAAAATGCCTGATTCGGTTGAGAAATTCGCAGCGATATTAGATGCGACTCTGAAGGAGGTTAATTCCGATTATGAAGCAAAACGCTGGAAAGATATTGCATTGCAACCGTTGGAGGTGATCGTTGCCCGTCAGGGATTGTTCCATGACTGGTTAGCCCAAAAAGGAAAATTGGGGGGACAACATAAAATTCCCAGATTAAGTAATACCCGGGAATACATAGAAACAATGCTATTGCTAAATCAATAA
- a CDS encoding acyl carrier protein, with translation MSEIASRVKAIIVDKLGVEESEVTTEASFTNDLGADSLDTVELIMEFEKEFGISIPDDQAEKIGTVGDAVSYIEEHAK, from the coding sequence ATGTCTGAAATTGCATCAAGAGTAAAAGCGATTATCGTTGATAAATTAGGCGTAGAAGAATCAGAAGTTACAACCGAAGCAAGCTTCACTAACGACCTGGGAGCAGATTCTCTTGACACTGTAGAACTTATCATGGAATTCGAAAAAGAATTCGGTATCTCTATTCCTGATGACCAAGCAGAAAAAATTGGTACTGTAGGTGATGCTGTATCTTATATCGAAGAACACGCTAAGTAA
- a CDS encoding DEAD/DEAH box helicase, with amino-acid sequence MKEKTSDGQIIIVLTEHPVLGILLIPYIAERLSDNTLQLVEQAFHASAEAMSRMSEAERQAIDIASHYTEKYLMGVYSREKTVSRFLHKLSEDPERIKNNVRPFIEKKLQEMLTLIREKKLALYQKQGGSKLLYAHHAYHVHPHDAEVRFMFQVDEKTFRYQLQCYYKGEPFSLSEQKPVNVLTSMSATLSLGMELYFFPNIESSRLLPFTKKEVISVTTSETEKYIDNILIPIARYHKIKTEGLNLTEKKQNCEAMLIIENTIYDKQLLQLSFRYGDQTFTPDSNTGMKRIIYRNESGKICCFRRNANAEKRVIHFLTNAGLQRISDAHFQLSPDIPERTLSEWISNHREILQQSFILSGNMGSTPYCLDEIRIEQSCDDNPDWFELHITVVIGGLRIPFTRFRKHILEEKREFLLPDGRMILLPEEWFSKYTNMLEMGVQTEKGFRLKHTFIGVVETILNTPASKTPTFKKEIRSIHPPKGLKAQLRPYQEKGFSWMVHLNKEGFGGCLADDMGLGKTLQTLTLLQYIYKPISPTARQTADITVSSPAIREAKADTDGQFSLFSFDSEDELLPQPHEIRGKEMNPENVSQPQARKPRKPATLIVVPTSLLHNWRREAKRFTTLSMVEYTSTSILSKTHPEKFFGRFHLVFTTYGTMRKNIDILRSYCFEYIVLDESQNIKNSESLTFHSAIQLQSKYKLVLTGTPIENSLKDLWAQFHFIQPDLLGSESSFQKRFMLPIRQGNTRIEAQLQQLIAPFILRRSKREVAPELPPLTEETIYCDMTEEQNTWYEQEKNSLRNILLQHPQSTDKLHSFSVLNGILRLRQLACHPQLIFPDFTGSSGKTSQIIETFDTLRSEGHKVLIFSSFVKHLEVLAEAFQERGWKYALLTGATNDRPSEIAHFTEQKDVQAFLISLKAGGVGLNLTQADYVFIIDPWWNPAAESQAIARAHRIGQDKQVIAYRFITQGSIEEKILQLQDEKRKLAETFVTDSETLPALSSEQWVDLLK; translated from the coding sequence ATGAAAGAGAAAACATCTGATGGACAAATTATAATTGTATTGACAGAGCATCCCGTACTCGGCATATTGCTCATCCCTTATATAGCTGAAAGATTAAGTGACAACACATTACAATTAGTAGAACAAGCATTTCACGCCTCTGCCGAAGCTATGAGCCGGATGAGTGAAGCGGAAAGGCAGGCTATTGACATCGCGTCACACTATACGGAAAAGTATTTGATGGGAGTATACTCCCGAGAGAAAACAGTCTCCCGCTTCCTACATAAATTATCCGAAGACCCCGAACGGATAAAAAACAACGTCCGTCCATTTATTGAAAAAAAATTGCAGGAAATGCTGACTCTGATACGTGAAAAGAAGTTAGCGCTTTATCAGAAACAAGGGGGAAGTAAACTGCTGTATGCCCATCACGCCTACCACGTACATCCACATGACGCTGAGGTTCGTTTCATGTTTCAGGTAGATGAAAAAACTTTCCGCTATCAACTGCAATGTTATTACAAAGGCGAGCCATTCTCTCTCAGTGAGCAAAAGCCTGTCAATGTGTTAACATCCATGTCGGCCACCTTATCATTGGGAATGGAGTTGTATTTTTTTCCAAACATTGAAAGTAGTCGGCTTTTGCCTTTTACAAAAAAAGAAGTCATCAGCGTAACGACTTCCGAAACCGAAAAGTATATTGACAACATTCTCATTCCCATAGCCCGTTATCATAAAATCAAGACTGAGGGACTGAACCTGACCGAGAAGAAACAAAATTGTGAGGCAATGTTAATCATCGAAAATACAATTTACGACAAACAGTTGCTACAGCTTAGTTTTCGTTATGGCGACCAGACCTTTACTCCGGACAGCAATACCGGTATGAAAAGAATCATTTACCGAAACGAATCCGGAAAGATATGCTGTTTCCGGCGAAATGCCAATGCAGAGAAAAGAGTGATACACTTCTTGACAAATGCCGGACTACAACGTATCAGCGATGCCCACTTTCAGTTATCGCCCGATATTCCCGAAAGAACACTCTCCGAATGGATCAGCAACCACCGGGAAATATTACAACAATCTTTTATATTATCCGGTAATATGGGGAGCACACCTTATTGTTTGGACGAAATACGTATCGAACAAAGTTGCGATGATAATCCCGACTGGTTTGAATTACATATTACCGTCGTCATCGGTGGCCTACGTATTCCCTTCACACGTTTCCGGAAACATATCCTTGAAGAGAAAAGGGAGTTCCTGCTACCGGACGGGCGAATGATTTTATTACCGGAAGAATGGTTCAGCAAATACACGAATATGCTGGAAATGGGAGTCCAGACAGAAAAAGGATTCCGCTTAAAGCATACATTCATAGGCGTAGTAGAGACTATCTTGAATACACCTGCATCCAAGACTCCTACATTCAAGAAAGAAATACGTAGCATTCATCCGCCCAAAGGACTAAAAGCACAGCTACGTCCCTATCAGGAAAAAGGATTCTCGTGGATGGTACATCTCAACAAAGAAGGATTCGGCGGATGCCTGGCAGACGACATGGGATTGGGAAAGACACTTCAGACACTTACCCTGCTACAATATATCTATAAGCCAATATCCCCAACCGCCCGTCAGACTGCGGATATTACCGTCTCTTCTCCCGCCATCCGGGAAGCAAAAGCGGATACCGACGGACAGTTCTCTTTATTCTCTTTCGACTCCGAAGATGAGTTACTGCCCCAGCCACACGAGATTCGTGGAAAAGAAATGAATCCGGAAAATGTATCACAACCACAAGCACGAAAGCCACGAAAACCCGCTACACTTATTGTGGTCCCCACGTCGTTACTTCATAATTGGCGTCGGGAAGCAAAACGTTTTACCACGCTTTCAATGGTAGAATACACGAGTACCAGTATTCTCAGCAAGACACATCCGGAGAAGTTTTTCGGACGTTTTCATTTAGTGTTCACAACTTACGGGACAATGAGAAAGAATATTGACATACTCCGCTCCTACTGTTTTGAATACATCGTACTCGATGAGAGCCAGAATATCAAGAATAGCGAATCGCTCACCTTCCATTCGGCTATCCAACTGCAAAGCAAGTACAAACTAGTACTTACCGGTACTCCGATTGAGAATTCCCTTAAAGACCTGTGGGCGCAATTCCACTTCATACAACCGGACCTGCTAGGTTCGGAAAGCAGTTTTCAAAAGCGATTTATGTTACCAATCCGTCAAGGGAATACCCGCATAGAAGCACAACTGCAACAGTTGATCGCTCCATTCATTCTCCGCAGAAGTAAAAGAGAGGTTGCTCCGGAACTTCCTCCGCTTACGGAAGAGACAATCTATTGTGATATGACGGAAGAACAAAACACCTGGTATGAGCAAGAGAAAAACAGCCTGCGCAATATTCTGCTTCAACATCCTCAAAGTACGGACAAACTGCACTCATTCAGTGTCTTGAACGGAATTCTACGCTTACGCCAATTGGCGTGTCATCCTCAACTAATCTTTCCTGATTTCACGGGATCTTCCGGGAAAACCTCACAAATCATTGAGACTTTCGACACCCTACGGAGTGAAGGACACAAAGTATTAATATTCTCTTCATTCGTCAAACATCTGGAAGTACTGGCAGAGGCCTTTCAGGAACGTGGCTGGAAGTACGCCTTACTGACAGGAGCTACCAACGACCGACCTTCCGAAATAGCCCATTTCACCGAACAAAAAGATGTGCAGGCTTTCCTTATTTCTTTGAAAGCGGGAGGAGTAGGACTTAATCTGACACAGGCCGACTACGTATTTATCATCGACCCCTGGTGGAATCCTGCCGCCGAATCACAAGCTATAGCCCGTGCCCATCGCATCGGGCAGGATAAACAAGTGATTGCCTATCGTTTCATTACTCAAGGCAGTATAGAGGAAAAAATCCTTCAACTTCAAGACGAAAAACGAAAACTGGCAGAGACATTCGTTACTGATAGCGAAACATTGCCAGCATTGAGTAGTGAACAATGGGTGGACTTGCTAAAATAA
- a CDS encoding HepT-like ribonuclease domain-containing protein, translating to MKYSRRHSMCNDNAKVKHLIGKIAESLEIILQRCENIHTVNDFLDTPGGTSLLDGICMKLIAVGESIKNLDKLTNKQLFPKYPQIPWREVMGMRDIIVHHYFEIDAEVIFATVKESIPELLTIIQKIGKEL from the coding sequence ATGAAATACAGCAGGAGGCACTCTATGTGTAATGATAATGCCAAAGTAAAACACTTAATTGGCAAAATAGCCGAATCACTTGAAATTATTCTTCAACGTTGTGAAAATATTCATACGGTAAATGATTTCTTAGATACTCCCGGAGGTACCTCTCTACTTGATGGAATTTGTATGAAACTTATAGCTGTAGGCGAAAGTATCAAGAATTTAGATAAACTGACTAATAAGCAATTATTTCCTAAATATCCACAAATTCCATGGAGAGAAGTAATGGGTATGAGAGATATCATTGTCCATCATTATTTTGAAATAGATGCAGAAGTAATCTTTGCGACGGTTAAAGAAAGCATTCCTGAGTTATTAACAATAATACAAAAGATCGGAAAAGAGTTGTAA
- a CDS encoding nucleotidyltransferase family protein gives MKTTNEYLQILRNYMHSRAAEYGITHMGIFGSVARGEQHEGSDVDICFEGTAPTLFTLARIKNELEALFGCPVDLVRLREHMDEFLKHEIQQEALYV, from the coding sequence ATGAAAACTACGAATGAATACCTCCAAATACTACGCAATTATATGCATAGCCGCGCTGCTGAATATGGTATCACACACATGGGGATTTTCGGCAGTGTAGCAAGAGGAGAACAGCATGAAGGTAGCGACGTAGACATCTGTTTCGAAGGTACCGCCCCCACTTTGTTTACTTTAGCTCGTATAAAAAACGAATTAGAGGCATTATTTGGTTGTCCGGTAGATCTTGTTCGTCTCCGTGAACACATGGACGAGTTCTTAAAACATGAAATACAGCAGGAGGCACTCTATGTGTAA
- a CDS encoding ATP-dependent 6-phosphofructokinase, translating into MRIGILTSGGDCPGINATIRGVCKTAINYYGMEVIGIHSGFQGLLTKDVESFTDKSLSGLLNLGGTMLGTSREKPFKKGGVVSDVDKPALILQNIREMGLDCVVCIGGNGTQKTAAKFAAMGVNIVSVPKTIDNDIWGTDISFGFDSAVSIATDAIDRLHSTASSHKRVMVIEVMGHKAGWIALYSGMAGGGDVILVPEIPYSIKNIGNTILERLKKGKPYSIVVVAEGIQTDGRKRAAEYIAQEIEYETGIETRETVLGYIQRGGSPTPFDRNLSTRMGGHATELIANGEFGRMVALKGDGISSIPLSEVAGKLKLVTEDHDLVIQGRRMGICFG; encoded by the coding sequence ATGAGAATTGGAATCTTAACCTCCGGTGGGGACTGTCCCGGTATTAATGCCACCATTCGTGGCGTGTGCAAGACTGCCATCAATTATTATGGGATGGAAGTGATAGGTATTCATAGTGGTTTTCAAGGGTTGTTGACTAAAGATGTGGAATCTTTTACGGATAAATCTCTCTCCGGGTTACTGAATCTTGGAGGAACCATGTTGGGTACTTCCCGCGAAAAGCCATTCAAAAAAGGAGGTGTTGTATCCGATGTGGACAAGCCTGCCCTGATTCTTCAGAATATTCGTGAAATGGGACTGGATTGTGTTGTCTGTATTGGAGGAAACGGAACGCAAAAGACCGCTGCCAAATTTGCTGCGATGGGGGTGAATATTGTTTCTGTTCCTAAAACGATTGACAATGACATTTGGGGAACGGATATTTCTTTCGGGTTCGATTCGGCCGTAAGCATTGCTACCGATGCTATTGACCGCCTGCATTCTACTGCCAGTTCCCACAAAAGAGTGATGGTTATTGAAGTAATGGGGCATAAGGCAGGTTGGATTGCTTTATATTCCGGCATGGCAGGTGGAGGAGATGTGATTCTTGTTCCCGAAATTCCTTATAGTATTAAGAATATCGGCAATACGATTTTGGAGAGACTGAAAAAAGGAAAACCTTATTCTATCGTGGTGGTGGCCGAAGGGATTCAGACAGACGGCCGTAAGCGTGCCGCAGAATATATCGCTCAAGAGATTGAGTATGAGACCGGTATCGAAACCCGTGAAACGGTACTGGGGTATATTCAGCGTGGTGGTTCACCTACTCCTTTCGACCGTAATCTCTCTACGCGGATGGGTGGTCATGCAACAGAATTGATTGCCAATGGAGAATTCGGACGTATGGTAGCTTTGAAAGGAGATGGTATATCGTCTATTCCTCTCTCTGAAGTAGCCGGGAAATTAAAATTAGTTACAGAAGATCATGATCTGGTGATTCAAGGTCGTCGCATGGGAATTTGCTTTGGATAG
- the rnc gene encoding ribonuclease III, with product MRALSSRNTLSNIVLRNKIDKIRLLFRKDRESYLCFYRILGFYPRNIQLYEQALLHKSTSLRSEKGRPLNNERLEFLGDAILDAIVGDIVYKHFEGKREGFLTNTRSKIVQRETLNKLAVEIGLDKLIKYSTRSSSHNSYMYGNAFEAFIGAIYLDQGYERCKQFMEERIINRYIDLDILSRKEVNFKSKLIEWSQKNKMEVSFELIEQFLDRDSNPVFQTEVRIEGFPAGTGIGYSKKESQQNAAQMAIKKVKDPVFMATVDEAIQSKFPCDDLESPDHDLL from the coding sequence ATGCGTGCGTTATCTTCAAGAAATACGCTGAGTAATATCGTGTTACGTAACAAAATAGATAAGATAAGGCTCCTATTCCGCAAGGATAGAGAGTCTTATCTTTGTTTTTACCGGATACTCGGGTTCTATCCACGCAATATTCAGCTTTATGAGCAGGCTCTCCTGCATAAATCAACCTCCCTCCGTTCGGAAAAAGGGCGTCCGTTGAATAATGAGCGACTGGAGTTTTTGGGGGATGCCATCCTTGACGCTATCGTAGGCGACATCGTCTACAAGCATTTTGAAGGAAAGCGGGAAGGATTTCTTACAAACACGCGTTCCAAGATCGTACAACGGGAAACCTTGAACAAGTTAGCCGTAGAAATCGGACTGGATAAACTCATAAAGTATTCCACCCGTTCGTCTTCTCACAACAGTTATATGTACGGAAATGCTTTCGAAGCATTTATCGGGGCTATCTATCTGGATCAAGGATATGAACGCTGCAAGCAGTTTATGGAGGAACGAATCATCAACCGTTACATTGATCTGGACATTTTATCCCGTAAAGAAGTAAACTTCAAATCCAAATTGATTGAGTGGAGCCAAAAGAACAAGATGGAAGTCTCTTTTGAACTAATCGAACAATTCCTCGACCGGGACAGTAATCCTGTATTTCAGACTGAGGTACGGATCGAAGGATTTCCTGCCGGAACCGGAATCGGATATTCCAAAAAAGAGTCTCAACAAAACGCCGCCCAAATGGCAATCAAAAAGGTAAAAGATCCTGTATTCATGGCAACAGTCGATGAAGCTATCCAAAGCAAATTCCCATGCGACGACCTTGAATCACCAGATCATGATCTTCTGTAA
- the mnmA gene encoding tRNA 2-thiouridine(34) synthase MnmA, which translates to MIEENRRVLLGMSGGTDSSVAAMRLLEAGYEVTGITFRFYELNDSTEYLEDARSLAERLGIRHITYDARDVFRKQIIEYFVQEYMEGRTPVPCTLCNNYLKWPLLAKVADEMGVFYIATGHYVQKVKLEDTYYITYAADPDKDQSFFLWGLKQDILRRILLPMGNITKVEARIWAAERGFQKVATKKDSIGVCFCPMDYRSFLKEWLVRNGQLRSENVSHWSENVSCWSEMVRRGKFVDEKGNFMGWHEGYPFYTIGQRRGLGIHLNRPVFVKEIYPEKNEVVLSSLSALEKTEMQLKDWNLVNPQKILGYNDVIVKIRYRKQENHCTVTVTPDNLLHVQLHEPLTAIAAGQAAAFYRDGLLLGGGIIVNAR; encoded by the coding sequence ATGATAGAAGAAAATAGACGAGTATTGTTGGGTATGAGCGGTGGCACGGATAGTTCTGTTGCTGCCATGCGACTACTGGAGGCCGGTTATGAAGTAACCGGAATTACTTTCCGTTTCTATGAGTTGAACGACTCGACAGAATATCTGGAGGATGCACGTAGTTTGGCGGAGCGTTTGGGTATTCGTCATATCACGTATGATGCCCGTGATGTTTTTCGTAAGCAAATCATAGAATACTTTGTACAGGAATATATGGAAGGTCGTACTCCGGTCCCTTGTACACTCTGTAATAACTATCTGAAGTGGCCTTTGCTTGCTAAAGTTGCCGATGAAATGGGTGTTTTTTATATAGCGACCGGACATTATGTTCAGAAAGTAAAGTTGGAAGATACCTATTATATAACCTATGCCGCTGATCCGGATAAGGACCAGTCTTTTTTTCTATGGGGGCTGAAGCAAGATATACTTCGGCGGATACTGTTGCCGATGGGGAATATTACAAAAGTTGAGGCTCGTATTTGGGCTGCCGAACGTGGTTTCCAAAAAGTTGCGACAAAAAAAGATAGTATAGGAGTCTGTTTCTGTCCGATGGACTATCGGAGCTTCCTAAAAGAATGGTTAGTCCGAAATGGTCAGTTGCGGTCCGAAAATGTCAGCCATTGGTCTGAAAATGTCAGCTGTTGGTCCGAAATGGTCCGACGGGGAAAATTCGTCGATGAAAAGGGGAATTTTATGGGTTGGCATGAAGGGTACCCTTTCTACACCATCGGTCAGAGACGTGGTTTAGGCATTCATCTGAATCGCCCTGTTTTTGTAAAAGAGATATATCCCGAAAAGAACGAAGTTGTGTTGTCTTCTCTTTCTGCTTTGGAAAAAACAGAAATGCAGCTGAAAGATTGGAATCTTGTAAATCCCCAAAAGATTCTGGGCTACAATGATGTCATCGTGAAAATACGATATCGTAAGCAAGAAAACCATTGCACGGTCACTGTTACACCGGATAATTTACTTCATGTACAACTTCATGAGCCCTTAACTGCAATTGCGGCAGGACAAGCTGCTGCGTTTTATAGAGATGGTTTATTGTTGGGAGGAGGGATAATAGTGAATGCCCGCTAA
- the fabF gene encoding beta-ketoacyl-ACP synthase II, which produces MELKRVVVTGLGAITPVGNSVPEFWENIVNGVSGAGPITHFDASLFKTQFACEVKNFDATKYIDRKEARKMDLYTQYAIVVAKEAVEDSGLDIEKEDLNKIGVIFGAGIGGIHTFEEEVGNYYTRQEMGPKFNPFFIPKMISDIAAGQISIMYGFHGPNYATCSACATSTNAIADAFNLIRLGKANVIVSGGSEAAIFPAGVGGFNAMHALSTRNDEASKASRPFSASRDGFIMGEGGGCLILEELEHAKARGAKIYAEVAGVGMSADAHHLTASHPEGLGAKLVMKNALEDAGMDPKEVDYINVHGTSTPVGDISEAKAIKEVFGDHAFELNISSTKSMTGHLLGAAGAVESIASILAIKNGIVPPTINHEEGDNDENIDYNLNFTFNKAQKREVNVALSNTFGFGGHNACVIFKKYAE; this is translated from the coding sequence ATGGAATTAAAAAGAGTGGTAGTAACAGGTCTTGGCGCCATTACTCCCGTTGGCAACAGCGTTCCTGAATTTTGGGAAAACATCGTGAACGGGGTTAGTGGAGCAGGACCTATTACTCATTTTGATGCGTCGCTATTCAAGACCCAATTCGCATGTGAGGTGAAAAACTTCGATGCAACAAAATACATCGACCGCAAGGAAGCAAGAAAGATGGATTTGTATACTCAATATGCCATCGTTGTAGCCAAGGAAGCGGTAGAAGATTCTGGTCTTGACATAGAAAAAGAAGACTTAAACAAAATCGGCGTTATCTTTGGTGCCGGTATTGGTGGTATACATACATTTGAAGAGGAAGTGGGCAACTACTATACCCGTCAGGAAATGGGTCCGAAATTCAATCCGTTCTTCATTCCCAAGATGATCTCGGATATTGCTGCCGGACAGATTTCCATCATGTATGGTTTCCACGGTCCTAACTATGCGACTTGTTCAGCATGCGCTACTTCTACCAATGCCATTGCAGATGCTTTCAATCTGATTCGTTTGGGCAAAGCAAATGTAATTGTATCCGGTGGTTCGGAAGCAGCTATCTTCCCGGCAGGCGTAGGCGGTTTTAACGCTATGCATGCATTGTCAACCCGCAACGACGAAGCTTCTAAAGCTTCACGTCCGTTTAGCGCAAGCCGTGACGGCTTCATCATGGGCGAAGGTGGCGGTTGCCTGATTCTGGAAGAACTGGAACACGCTAAAGCTCGCGGTGCAAAAATTTATGCAGAAGTTGCCGGTGTAGGTATGTCTGCAGATGCACATCACTTGACTGCTTCTCATCCGGAGGGTCTTGGAGCTAAACTGGTGATGAAGAATGCATTGGAAGATGCAGGAATGGATCCGAAAGAAGTAGACTACATTAATGTGCATGGTACATCTACTCCGGTAGGTGATATTTCAGAAGCAAAAGCAATCAAGGAAGTATTCGGCGATCATGCCTTTGAATTGAACATCAGTTCAACGAAATCAATGACAGGTCACTTGTTGGGTGCTGCCGGTGCGGTAGAATCTATTGCAAGTATTCTTGCCATCAAGAACGGCATTGTTCCTCCGACTATCAACCACGAAGAAGGTGACAACGACGAGAATATTGACTATAACCTTAATTTCACGTTCAATAAAGCACAAAAACGCGAAGTTAATGTTGCCTTGTCCAATACATTCGGATTTGGCGGTCATAATGCGTGCGTTATCTTCAAGAAATACGCTGAGTAA
- the purN gene encoding phosphoribosylglycinamide formyltransferase, whose product MQSFAHFSLFCALNLRVMKKNIAIFASGSGSNTENIIRYFRKSEAIQVSLVLSNRSDAYVLERAHRLGVPCNVFPKEDWMAGDEILAVLQEYHIDFVVLAGFLVRVPDLLLHAYPNKIINIHPALLPKFGGKGMYGDRVHEAVVAAGEKESGITIHYINEHYDEGNTVFQTACPVLPTDSPEDVAKKVHALEYEHFPRIIERVLCGE is encoded by the coding sequence ATGCAAAGTTTTGCACATTTTTCACTGTTTTGTGCATTGAATTTGAGAGTTATGAAGAAAAACATCGCAATTTTTGCCTCCGGTTCCGGCTCTAATACAGAGAACATTATCCGGTATTTCCGAAAAAGCGAAGCCATTCAGGTTTCGTTGGTACTTTCAAACAGAAGTGATGCATACGTTTTGGAACGTGCACACCGTCTGGGAGTACCTTGTAACGTGTTTCCAAAGGAAGATTGGATGGCTGGAGATGAGATTCTGGCTGTTTTGCAGGAATATCACATTGATTTTGTGGTGTTGGCGGGTTTCTTGGTCCGGGTTCCGGATTTACTTTTGCATGCTTATCCCAATAAAATTATAAATATACATCCGGCTCTTTTGCCCAAGTTTGGAGGAAAGGGGATGTATGGCGACCGTGTTCATGAAGCGGTGGTGGCTGCGGGCGAGAAAGAAAGCGGCATTACTATACATTATATAAATGAACATTATGATGAAGGAAACACTGTTTTTCAAACTGCTTGCCCGGTGCTTCCGACCGACTCTCCTGAGGATGTAGCCAAGAAAGTACATGCTTTGGAGTATGAACATTTCCCCCGTATTATAGAGAGAGTATTGTGTGGAGAATAA